A genomic stretch from Bosea sp. F3-2 includes:
- a CDS encoding DUF2007 domain-containing protein, producing the protein MHELMRTNDLILLGAVEALLESAGLDCLVADQHISALEGMIGAFPRRLLVREADKRRARALLIEAGYGAELRDE; encoded by the coding sequence ATGCACGAACTCATGCGCACCAACGACCTCATCCTGCTCGGCGCCGTCGAGGCCCTGCTGGAATCGGCCGGGCTCGATTGCCTGGTCGCGGACCAGCATATCAGCGCCCTGGAAGGCATGATCGGCGCCTTTCCGCGCCGGCTCCTCGTGCGCGAGGCGGACAAGCGCCGGGCGCGGGCCCTTCTGATCGAAGCCGGTTACGGAGCCGAGCTGCGCGATGAGTGA
- the glyS gene encoding glycine--tRNA ligase subunit beta, whose product MPDLLLELFSEEIPARMQRKAAEDLKKLVTDALVERGLVYEGAKAFVTPRRLALHIAGLPVRGRDVREERKGPRVGAPDAAVQGFLKAAGLASLDQATIVSDPKKGDSYVAIIEKPGQETVAAIAEIVPAVIRSFPWPKSMRWGKASAAGASLRWVRPLHSILCTFGAETEDPEIVPFEVDGIVSGNITYGHRFHAPGPITVRRLDDYVASLEKAKVVLDADRRKEIILTDARNLAFAQGLDLVEDEGLLEEVAGLVEWPVVLLGSFEERFLDIPGEAIRATIRANQKCFVLRNPETGNLANRFILVSNLVASDGGAAITAGNGRVVRARLSDAAYFWQTDRGSLPDLDTFKASAEKLGLDLAKPLDQRMAKLDKLGVVFHAKLGTQGERVQRIAALAKEMAPIVGADPEKAERAAKLAKADLPTEMVGEFPELQGLMGRKYAELQGEDASVAAAVEEHYKPLGPSDRVPSDPVSVAVALADKLDTLVGFWAIDEKPTGSKDPYALRRAALGVIRLVVENGVRLPLTQVAKDADLLSFFHDRLKVMLRDQGARYDLVDAVLGDGASSNDDLLLITRRVAALGRFLDTEDGANLLTGYKRAANILKAEEKKDGEGAFAGAPDLHLIADAGLIEEKALAVALAQATPKAEAAVAVEDYEGAMAAMAELRPAVDAFFDKVTVNDPDPAQRANRLKLLNQLRQATRAVADFDRIAG is encoded by the coding sequence ATGCCTGATCTCCTGCTCGAACTCTTCTCCGAGGAAATCCCGGCGCGCATGCAGCGCAAGGCCGCCGAGGACCTGAAGAAGCTCGTCACCGATGCGTTGGTCGAGCGCGGCTTGGTCTATGAAGGCGCCAAGGCCTTCGTCACGCCGCGCCGGCTCGCGCTGCATATCGCCGGCCTGCCGGTGCGCGGCCGCGATGTGCGCGAGGAACGCAAGGGCCCACGCGTCGGCGCACCCGATGCCGCCGTGCAGGGCTTCCTCAAGGCGGCAGGTCTGGCCTCGCTCGATCAGGCCACCATCGTCAGCGACCCGAAGAAGGGCGACAGCTACGTCGCCATCATCGAGAAGCCCGGGCAGGAAACCGTCGCGGCCATCGCCGAGATCGTCCCGGCCGTGATCCGTTCCTTCCCCTGGCCGAAGTCGATGCGCTGGGGCAAGGCCTCGGCTGCCGGCGCCAGCCTGCGCTGGGTGCGCCCGCTGCACTCGATCCTCTGCACCTTCGGCGCCGAGACCGAGGACCCGGAAATCGTGCCGTTCGAGGTCGACGGCATCGTCTCCGGCAACATCACCTATGGCCACCGCTTCCATGCGCCCGGGCCGATCACGGTGAGGCGCCTCGACGACTACGTCGCGTCGCTGGAAAAGGCGAAGGTCGTGCTCGATGCCGACCGCCGCAAGGAGATCATCCTCACCGACGCCCGCAACCTCGCCTTTGCGCAGGGGCTCGATCTTGTCGAGGACGAGGGGCTGCTGGAGGAGGTTGCCGGCCTCGTCGAATGGCCGGTCGTGCTGCTGGGCTCCTTCGAGGAGCGCTTCCTCGACATTCCCGGCGAGGCGATCCGCGCCACCATCCGCGCGAACCAGAAATGCTTCGTGCTGCGCAACCCTGAGACCGGCAACCTCGCCAATCGCTTCATCCTGGTCTCGAACCTCGTCGCCAGCGACGGCGGCGCGGCGATCACCGCCGGCAATGGCCGCGTCGTGCGTGCGCGCCTCTCGGACGCCGCCTATTTCTGGCAGACCGATCGCGGTTCGCTGCCTGATCTCGACACCTTCAAGGCCAGTGCCGAGAAGCTCGGGCTCGATCTCGCCAAGCCGCTCGACCAGCGCATGGCCAAGCTCGACAAGCTCGGCGTCGTCTTCCACGCCAAGCTCGGCACGCAAGGCGAGCGCGTCCAGCGCATCGCCGCGCTGGCGAAGGAGATGGCGCCCATCGTCGGTGCCGATCCGGAAAAGGCCGAGCGCGCCGCCAAGCTCGCCAAGGCCGACCTGCCGACCGAGATGGTCGGCGAGTTCCCCGAACTGCAGGGCCTGATGGGCCGGAAATATGCCGAGCTGCAGGGCGAGGACGCCTCCGTCGCTGCGGCGGTCGAGGAGCATTACAAGCCGCTTGGGCCCTCGGATCGCGTGCCGAGCGATCCGGTTTCGGTCGCGGTGGCGCTGGCTGACAAGCTCGACACGCTCGTCGGTTTCTGGGCGATCGACGAGAAGCCGACCGGCAGCAAGGACCCTTATGCGCTGCGTCGCGCGGCGCTGGGTGTGATCCGGCTGGTGGTTGAGAATGGGGTGCGGTTGCCGCTGACGCAGGTCGCCAAGGATGCCGACCTCCTCTCCTTCTTCCACGACCGCCTGAAGGTCATGCTCCGCGACCAGGGCGCGCGGTATGATCTGGTCGACGCTGTGCTGGGCGACGGCGCTTCGTCAAACGACGACCTCCTCCTCATCACCCGCCGCGTCGCTGCGCTCGGCCGCTTCCTCGATACCGAGGATGGCGCGAACCTGCTCACGGGCTACAAGCGCGCCGCCAATATCCTCAAGGCCGAGGAGAAGAAGGACGGGGAGGGCGCCTTCGCAGGCGCTCCGGACCTGCACCTCATTGCCGATGCCGGCCTGATCGAAGAAAAGGCGCTCGCCGTTGCGCTGGCGCAGGCGACGCCGAAGGCTGAGGCCGCCGTCGCGGTCGAGGATTACGAGGGCGCCATGGCCGCGATGGCGGAATTGCGCCCAGCGGTCGATGCTTTCTTCGACAAGGTCACGGTCAACGATCCCGATCCGGCCCAGCGCGCCAACCGCCTGAAGCTGCTCAACCAGCTCCGCCAGGCGACGCGCGCGGTGGCCGATTTCGACCGCATCGCGGGCTAG
- a CDS encoding 4-(cytidine 5'-diphospho)-2-C-methyl-D-erythritol kinase, which produces MALPLTTHARAKVNLDLRILGRRADGYHELESLVAFAGVGDELTLEPDAPLSLSIAGPRAAGLSPKDDNLVLRAARALATARSGLRLGRFHLVKRLPVASGIGGGSADAAAALRLVARLNGIAQTDPVLLDVAGKVGADVPVCLDSRARLMAGVGERLGPVLRLPPLFAVLVNPGVAVETASVFRALGLKPGQQIAVSRTAPAPDSMSAGEFLEALAASENDLAAPARRVAPAIDEVLERLAGLPGCRLARMSGSGATCFALFDDCRASVEAARTLAKARRGWWVKPTLLR; this is translated from the coding sequence GTGGCTCTACCGCTGACGACGCATGCGCGTGCCAAGGTCAATCTCGACCTGCGGATTCTGGGCCGGCGCGCGGACGGCTATCACGAGCTCGAAAGCCTGGTTGCCTTCGCCGGGGTTGGTGATGAGCTGACCCTGGAGCCCGATGCGCCGCTCTCTCTGTCCATCGCCGGTCCGCGCGCGGCGGGGCTATCCCCCAAGGACGACAACCTCGTCCTGCGCGCTGCGCGGGCGCTCGCGACGGCCCGTTCTGGCCTGCGTCTGGGGCGCTTCCATCTCGTCAAGCGATTGCCCGTCGCCTCGGGGATCGGTGGCGGCTCGGCTGACGCGGCTGCGGCTCTGCGCCTTGTCGCGCGCCTGAACGGCATTGCTCAAACCGATCCGGTTCTGCTGGACGTCGCCGGGAAGGTCGGCGCCGACGTGCCGGTCTGTCTCGATTCGCGGGCGCGGCTGATGGCTGGCGTCGGAGAACGGCTCGGGCCGGTGCTGCGCCTGCCGCCGCTCTTTGCCGTGCTGGTCAATCCGGGCGTGGCGGTCGAGACGGCCTCGGTCTTCCGCGCCCTGGGGCTGAAGCCGGGGCAGCAGATCGCGGTCTCTCGTACCGCGCCCGCGCCTGATTCTATGTCGGCAGGGGAGTTCCTCGAAGCGCTCGCCGCTTCCGAGAACGATCTGGCCGCTCCCGCCCGGCGTGTCGCTCCGGCGATCGACGAGGTGCTGGAGCGGCTGGCTGGCCTGCCGGGCTGCCGGCTCGCGCGCATGTCCGGTTCGGGCGCGACCTGCTTTGCGCTGTTCGACGATTGCCGGGCCAGCGTCGAGGCTGCGCGGACGCTGGCGAAGGCGCGGCGGGGCTGGTGGGTGAAGCCGACGCTGCTGCGGTGA
- a CDS encoding tetratricopeptide repeat protein yields the protein MTFLKKVRASGTAAALSLLMVLPVAAAAQGATAPRSSDSLEPADSLEGNYLAAIVAGASRDLGAASVYLREAVREDPRNSELLERAFVAFLADGSMPDAFRAADKLIQQDPSNGLAQLIIGIRSIKQKSYQTARNHLQRGGRGRAADITATLLSAWSYLGSGNSKRAIETLERLKGEPSYNLFRDYHAGLILDAAGRKAEAEKRLKAAFDAEKTTLRLVDLWARFQARNGDYAGAAATYADFDRLLPNHPIIREGMSLVSKKEAPPRQIQTPQQGAAEVLYGLASAGNRQGDEAAALLYLRMAIYLDPGHDLAILTLGDILERARQPEDAVAVYDKMPASSPLRPNAEIQAGLALENLGKPEEAVKHLERVIAERPDDVDALAALGNIYRSRKQFAEAAAAYDKAIDKLASPGRANWDLYYFRGIARERINRWPEAEADLRKALELLPDPLGRERALVLNYLGYSLVDKHLKLDEALGMLRRAVELRPRDGYIIDSLGWAYYRLGRYEDAAREIERAAELRPSDPVINDHLGDVYWRTGRQLEAKYQWNHARDLKPEQEDLPKILRKIERGMEDPSANVTEDNTKKDGG from the coding sequence GTGACATTTTTGAAGAAGGTGCGTGCCTCCGGTACGGCTGCTGCCTTGTCGTTGTTGATGGTTCTGCCGGTGGCCGCTGCTGCCCAGGGAGCGACCGCCCCGCGTTCGTCTGATTCGCTGGAGCCGGCCGACAGCCTCGAAGGGAATTATCTCGCTGCCATCGTGGCGGGCGCCTCGCGCGATCTTGGCGCGGCCTCGGTCTATCTGCGCGAAGCCGTGCGGGAAGATCCGCGCAACAGCGAGTTGCTGGAGCGTGCCTTCGTCGCCTTTCTCGCCGACGGCTCCATGCCGGACGCCTTCCGCGCTGCTGACAAGCTGATCCAGCAGGATCCAAGCAATGGCCTGGCGCAGCTCATCATCGGCATCCGCTCGATCAAGCAGAAGAGCTATCAGACCGCCCGCAACCACCTCCAGCGCGGCGGCCGAGGCCGAGCGGCCGACATCACGGCCACCCTGCTTTCCGCCTGGTCCTATCTTGGCTCCGGCAACTCCAAGCGCGCCATCGAGACGCTGGAACGCCTCAAGGGCGAGCCTTCCTACAACCTCTTCCGCGACTATCATGCCGGCCTCATCCTCGACGCTGCCGGCCGCAAGGCCGAGGCCGAGAAGCGGCTGAAGGCGGCCTTCGACGCCGAGAAGACCACCTTGCGCCTCGTCGATCTCTGGGCGCGCTTCCAGGCCCGCAATGGCGATTATGCCGGCGCGGCCGCGACCTACGCCGATTTCGACCGGCTGCTGCCCAACCATCCGATCATCCGCGAAGGCATGTCGCTGGTGTCGAAGAAGGAGGCGCCGCCGCGCCAGATCCAGACGCCGCAGCAGGGCGCAGCCGAGGTGCTCTACGGGCTCGCCAGCGCTGGCAACCGGCAGGGCGACGAGGCCGCGGCGCTGCTCTATCTGCGCATGGCGATCTATCTCGACCCCGGTCATGACCTCGCCATCCTGACGCTGGGCGACATCCTCGAGCGGGCTCGCCAGCCGGAGGATGCGGTCGCGGTCTATGACAAGATGCCGGCTTCCTCGCCGCTGCGCCCCAATGCCGAGATCCAGGCGGGTCTGGCGCTGGAGAACCTCGGCAAGCCCGAGGAGGCGGTGAAGCACCTGGAGCGGGTCATCGCCGAGCGGCCGGATGATGTCGACGCGCTTGCTGCGCTGGGCAACATCTATCGCTCGCGCAAGCAGTTCGCCGAGGCGGCTGCCGCCTATGACAAGGCCATCGACAAGCTTGCGTCTCCCGGCCGCGCCAACTGGGATCTGTATTATTTCCGCGGCATTGCCCGGGAACGTATCAACCGGTGGCCGGAGGCCGAGGCCGATCTGCGCAAAGCGCTGGAACTGCTGCCCGACCCGCTCGGCCGTGAGCGCGCGCTAGTCTTGAACTATCTCGGCTATTCGCTGGTCGACAAGCACCTCAAGCTCGACGAGGCGCTAGGCATGCTGCGCCGTGCCGTCGAACTGCGCCCGCGCGACGGCTACATCATCGACTCGCTCGGCTGGGCCTATTACCGGCTCGGCCGTTATGAGGATGCCGCTCGCGAGATCGAGCGCGCGGCCGAGCTGCGCCCCTCGGACCCGGTGATCAATGACCATCTCGGCGATGTCTATTGGCGCACGGGGCGCCAGCTCGAGGCGAAGTATCAGTGGAACCACGCTCGCGATCTCAAGCCCGAGCAGGAGGATCTGCCCAAGATCCTGCGCAAGATCGAACGCGGGATGGAAGATCCGTCCGCCAACGTCACCGAGGACAACACCAAGAAGGACGGCGGCTGA
- a CDS encoding electron transfer flavoprotein-ubiquinone oxidoreductase, producing the protein MDLKEAQSEPRESMDYDVVIVGAGPAGLAAAIRLKQLDETISVVVVEKGAEVGAHILSGAVIDPIGLDRLVPDWRDDPDRPLTTEVKEDVFYFLTEPNGIRLPNFGMPPLMNNHGNFVGSLGLVTKFLAARAEALGVEIYPGFAAAELLFNADGSVAGIATGDMGIARDGTVSDRFTRGMELRGRYTLLGEGARGSLAKIAIKTFGLDAGREPQKYGIGLKELWQVKPEKFHKGRVQHSFGWPLGNRTGGGSFLYHFDDNLVAVGFVVHLNYENPTLSPFDEFQRFKTHPVIRDTFEGGKRIAYGSRAITEGGFQSVPKLTFPGGALIGCAAGFVNVPRIKGSHNAVLSGMLAAEKLVPALQAGRRHDEVVEIEASWRDSAIGKDLKLVRNVKPLWSKFGTLVGIGLGGIDMWLNQIFGWSPFGTLKHGKPDHATLKPLAEVTPITYPKPDGKISFDKLSSVFLSSTNHEEDQPAHLKLTDPSIPIAKNLPLYGEPARLYCPAGVYEVVYENAETKSNPRFVINAQNCVHCKTCDIKDPAQNITWTVPEGGGGPGYANM; encoded by the coding sequence ATGGATCTCAAGGAAGCGCAAAGCGAACCGCGCGAGAGCATGGACTATGACGTCGTCATCGTCGGCGCGGGCCCTGCGGGTCTGGCGGCCGCGATCCGGCTGAAGCAGCTCGACGAGACCATCTCGGTCGTCGTGGTCGAGAAGGGGGCCGAGGTTGGCGCCCACATTCTCTCTGGCGCCGTCATCGATCCGATCGGCCTCGACCGGCTGGTGCCGGACTGGCGCGACGATCCCGACCGCCCCCTGACCACCGAGGTCAAGGAAGACGTCTTCTATTTCCTGACCGAGCCGAACGGCATCCGCCTGCCGAATTTCGGCATGCCGCCGCTGATGAACAACCATGGCAACTTCGTCGGCTCGCTCGGGCTGGTGACGAAGTTCCTGGCGGCGCGGGCCGAGGCGCTGGGCGTCGAGATCTATCCCGGCTTCGCCGCCGCCGAACTGCTCTTCAACGCGGACGGCTCGGTCGCCGGCATCGCCACCGGCGATATGGGCATCGCCAGGGACGGCACGGTCTCCGACCGCTTTACCCGCGGCATGGAGCTGCGCGGCCGCTATACGTTGCTGGGCGAGGGCGCCCGCGGCTCTCTTGCCAAGATTGCGATCAAGACATTCGGCCTCGACGCGGGCCGTGAGCCGCAGAAATACGGCATCGGCCTCAAGGAGCTCTGGCAGGTCAAGCCGGAGAAGTTCCACAAGGGCCGCGTCCAGCACTCCTTCGGCTGGCCGCTCGGCAACCGCACCGGCGGGGGCTCCTTCCTCTACCATTTCGACGACAACCTCGTCGCCGTCGGCTTCGTCGTGCATCTCAATTACGAGAACCCGACGCTCTCGCCCTTCGACGAGTTCCAGCGCTTCAAGACCCATCCGGTGATCCGCGACACTTTCGAGGGTGGCAAGCGCATCGCTTATGGCTCTCGCGCCATCACCGAAGGCGGCTTCCAGTCGGTGCCGAAGCTGACCTTCCCGGGCGGCGCGCTGATCGGCTGCGCGGCCGGCTTCGTCAACGTCCCGCGCATCAAGGGCAGCCACAACGCCGTGCTTTCCGGCATGCTGGCGGCGGAGAAGCTGGTGCCTGCGCTGCAGGCGGGCCGCAGGCATGATGAGGTCGTCGAGATCGAGGCCAGCTGGCGCGACAGCGCGATCGGCAAGGATTTGAAGCTGGTCCGCAACGTCAAGCCGCTCTGGTCGAAGTTCGGCACGCTGGTCGGCATCGGGCTCGGCGGCATCGACATGTGGCTGAACCAGATCTTCGGCTGGTCGCCCTTCGGCACGCTGAAGCATGGCAAGCCGGATCACGCGACGCTGAAGCCGCTCGCCGAGGTGACGCCGATCACCTATCCGAAGCCGGACGGCAAGATCTCCTTCGACAAGCTGTCGTCGGTCTTCCTCTCCTCGACCAATCACGAGGAGGATCAGCCGGCGCATCTGAAGCTCACCGACCCCTCGATCCCGATCGCGAAGAACCTGCCGCTCTATGGCGAACCGGCCCGGCTCTACTGCCCGGCGGGCGTCTACGAGGTCGTCTACGAGAATGCCGAGACGAAGAGCAATCCGCGCTTCGTGATCAATGCGCAGAACTGCGTCCACTGCAAAACCTGCGACATCAAGGACCCCGCCCAGAACATCACCTGGACGGTGCCGGAAGGCGGCGGCGGGCCGGGCTACGCGAATATGTGA
- a CDS encoding uracil-DNA glycosylase, giving the protein MSLSDTVGPDTPDPYELLSWYAEMGVTEALDEAPRNHFAEPAPAAGAGQPRLRPLPGRPTAPARPIAAAATAPDDATVSARALAREARTLDELKEALAKFEGCALKATAKNLVFADGNPEGRVMMVGEAPGADEDRLGFPFVGRSGQLLDRMLAAIELSRQNDVYIANLLPWRPPGNRTPTPQEVAICLPFIQRQIELADPDILVCVGGPSAQGLLGFSGILRSRGQWVEYDTGSRRIRAIATLHPAYLLRQPLQKRLAWRDLRALKAALDGKN; this is encoded by the coding sequence ATGAGCCTGTCCGATACAGTCGGCCCCGACACACCAGATCCTTACGAGCTGTTGAGCTGGTACGCCGAGATGGGCGTGACCGAGGCGCTCGACGAGGCGCCTCGCAATCATTTCGCTGAGCCGGCTCCCGCCGCGGGCGCGGGACAACCACGCCTGCGCCCGCTGCCGGGCCGACCGACCGCCCCTGCCCGGCCGATCGCGGCAGCGGCCACGGCGCCCGACGATGCGACCGTCAGCGCCCGCGCGCTCGCCCGCGAGGCACGCACGCTCGATGAATTGAAGGAAGCGCTGGCCAAGTTCGAAGGCTGCGCCCTGAAGGCAACCGCCAAGAACCTCGTCTTCGCCGACGGCAACCCGGAAGGCCGGGTGATGATGGTGGGCGAGGCGCCGGGCGCCGACGAAGACCGGCTGGGCTTCCCCTTCGTCGGCCGTTCCGGCCAATTGCTCGACCGGATGCTGGCGGCGATCGAGCTCAGCCGCCAGAACGATGTCTACATCGCCAACCTCCTGCCCTGGCGCCCGCCGGGCAACCGCACGCCGACGCCGCAGGAGGTCGCGATCTGCCTGCCCTTCATCCAGCGCCAGATCGAGCTCGCCGATCCCGACATCCTGGTCTGCGTCGGCGGCCCCTCGGCGCAGGGGCTGCTCGGCTTCAGCGGCATCCTGCGCTCACGCGGGCAATGGGTCGAATACGACACCGGCTCGCGGCGCATCCGCGCCATCGCGACCCTGCATCCGGCCTATCTGCTGCGCCAGCCGCTGCAGAAGCGGCTCGCCTGGCGCGACCTGCGCGCGCTCAAGGCCGCGCTCGACGGGAAGAATTGA
- a CDS encoding polyprenyl synthetase family protein → MGVVVSLEERESNQASIEPLVALTRADMERVNAMILSRTGSEVTMIPEVANHLISSGGKRLRPMLTLAMANLCGYRGEGHVKLAASVEFMHTATLLHDDVVDESDMRRGKLAARMLWGNEASVLVGDFLLGQAFKMMVEVGSLRALDILSTAAAVIAEGEVLQLSVAKNTETTEDEYLSVIRGKTAELFAAACEVGPVIANSSKADAAACRSYGLNLGIAFQLIDDALDYGGVAAKLGKNTGDDFREGKITLPVVLSFRRGDEAERAFWKRTLQDGEIRDGDLEEAQAIMRRHKALDDTIARAEHYARMAKDALGLFPASPMKQALNAAVDFCVARAH, encoded by the coding sequence GTGGGTGTCGTCGTCTCCCTCGAGGAACGGGAATCGAATCAGGCGAGCATCGAGCCGCTTGTCGCGCTGACGCGCGCCGACATGGAACGGGTCAATGCGATGATCCTGTCGCGCACCGGCTCCGAGGTCACGATGATCCCGGAGGTCGCGAACCACCTGATCTCCTCGGGTGGCAAGCGCCTGCGGCCGATGCTGACGCTCGCCATGGCCAATCTCTGCGGCTATCGGGGCGAAGGCCACGTCAAGCTCGCGGCTTCCGTCGAATTCATGCACACGGCGACGCTGCTGCATGACGATGTCGTCGATGAGAGCGACATGCGCCGCGGCAAGCTTGCGGCCCGCATGCTCTGGGGCAACGAGGCGAGCGTGCTGGTCGGCGACTTCCTGCTCGGCCAGGCCTTCAAGATGATGGTCGAGGTCGGTTCGCTCCGGGCGCTCGACATTCTCTCCACCGCCGCGGCAGTGATCGCCGAGGGCGAGGTTCTGCAGCTCTCCGTCGCCAAGAACACCGAGACGACCGAGGACGAGTATCTCTCGGTCATCCGCGGCAAGACGGCGGAGCTCTTCGCCGCCGCCTGCGAGGTCGGGCCGGTGATCGCCAATTCCTCCAAGGCGGACGCCGCCGCCTGCCGCAGCTACGGCCTCAATCTCGGCATCGCCTTCCAGCTCATCGACGACGCGCTGGACTATGGCGGCGTCGCGGCGAAGCTTGGCAAGAACACCGGCGACGATTTCCGCGAGGGCAAGATCACCCTGCCCGTCGTACTCTCCTTCCGTCGCGGCGACGAGGCGGAGCGCGCCTTCTGGAAGCGCACGCTTCAGGATGGCGAGATTCGCGACGGTGATCTGGAAGAAGCGCAAGCGATCATGCGCCGGCACAAGGCGCTGGACGACACCATCGCGCGCGCCGAGCACTATGCCCGCATGGCCAAGGACGCGCTCGGCCTCTTCCCGGCCTCGCCGATGAAGCAGGCGCTCAACGCCGCCGTCGATTTCTGCGTGGCACGGGCTCATTGA
- a CDS encoding methyltransferase, producing the protein MSEVETELALGEIVEDRLLDGRLRLRQPRKGHRAGTDAILLAAALPELDGGTLLDIGAGVGTVGLAAALLRPALRVTLLERDPELAALAKLNIELNGMADRGIVMAADVTAPAAELETAGLKAASFDAVAMNPPFYPQGGTRASPTPNRRAAHVAEGGLQPWLRAARRALKPGGLLAIIHRAEALPDLLAGLAPGFGAVAIRPVHGVTDRPAIRVIVTAVLNSRKPAELLPAFVINGPDGRFTAESEAVHRGQARL; encoded by the coding sequence ATGAGTGAGGTGGAAACGGAGCTTGCGCTGGGTGAAATCGTCGAGGATCGGCTGCTTGACGGCCGGCTTCGCCTGCGCCAGCCGCGCAAGGGCCACCGCGCCGGCACCGACGCCATCCTGCTCGCGGCGGCGCTGCCCGAACTCGATGGTGGAACGCTCCTCGATATCGGCGCGGGCGTCGGGACGGTCGGACTTGCGGCTGCGCTGCTGCGGCCCGCATTGCGCGTCACATTGCTGGAGCGCGATCCTGAGCTGGCGGCCTTGGCGAAGCTGAACATCGAACTGAACGGCATGGCCGATCGCGGGATTGTCATGGCTGCCGATGTCACTGCGCCGGCGGCCGAACTGGAAACAGCGGGGCTGAAGGCGGCTTCCTTCGATGCGGTCGCGATGAACCCGCCTTTCTATCCGCAAGGGGGGACGCGCGCCTCACCGACGCCCAACCGCCGGGCGGCCCATGTCGCGGAAGGCGGTCTTCAGCCCTGGCTGCGTGCCGCGCGGCGGGCGCTGAAGCCCGGCGGCCTGCTCGCAATCATCCATCGGGCCGAAGCACTGCCGGATCTGCTCGCCGGCCTGGCCCCCGGTTTCGGCGCCGTCGCGATCCGGCCGGTGCACGGCGTTACCGACAGGCCGGCGATTCGCGTCATCGTCACGGCGGTCCTGAACAGCAGAAAGCCGGCAGAGCTGCTGCCGGCTTTCGTGATCAATGGACCCGATGGCCGCTTCACCGCCGAGAGCGAGGCCGTGCACCGCGGGCAGGCGCGCCTATAG
- a CDS encoding glycine--tRNA ligase subunit alpha — MDPTRSFQGLLLTLQRFWAERGCVVLQPYDMEVGAGTFHPATTLRALGPKPWKAAYVQPSRRPKDGRYGENPNRLQHYYQFQVILKPSPPDLQQLYLDSLRAIGVDLGLHDVRFVEDDWESPTLGAWGLGWECWCDGMEVSQFTYFQQVAGVECAPVAGELTYGLERLAMYVQGVENVYDLNFNGLDGEDRISYGDVFLQAEQEYSRHNFEHADTQMLFRHFSDAEAECKALLDAGEPASGDNQPRHELALPAYDQCIKASHIFNLLDARGVISVTERQSYILRVRELAKACGAAWLKTAGGGAN; from the coding sequence ATGGATCCGACCCGCTCCTTCCAGGGGCTGCTGCTGACGCTGCAGCGCTTCTGGGCCGAGCGAGGTTGCGTGGTGCTGCAGCCCTACGACATGGAGGTCGGCGCCGGCACCTTCCATCCGGCGACGACTTTGCGCGCGCTCGGGCCGAAGCCGTGGAAGGCGGCTTACGTCCAGCCCTCGCGCCGCCCCAAGGACGGCCGCTATGGCGAGAACCCCAACCGGTTGCAGCACTATTATCAGTTCCAGGTCATCCTGAAGCCGTCGCCGCCGGATCTGCAGCAGCTCTATCTCGACTCGCTCAGGGCGATCGGCGTCGATCTCGGCCTGCATGACGTGCGCTTCGTCGAGGACGACTGGGAGAGCCCGACGCTCGGCGCCTGGGGCCTCGGCTGGGAGTGCTGGTGCGACGGCATGGAGGTCAGCCAGTTCACCTACTTCCAGCAGGTCGCGGGCGTCGAATGCGCGCCGGTCGCGGGCGAACTGACCTACGGGCTCGAGCGTCTGGCGATGTATGTCCAGGGTGTCGAGAACGTCTACGACCTCAACTTCAACGGCCTCGATGGCGAGGACCGCATCAGCTATGGCGACGTCTTCCTGCAGGCCGAACAGGAATACTCGCGGCACAATTTCGAGCATGCTGACACGCAGATGCTGTTCCGGCACTTCTCGGATGCGGAAGCCGAGTGCAAGGCGCTGCTGGACGCCGGCGAACCGGCCTCCGGCGACAATCAGCCTCGCCATGAACTCGCCTTGCCGGCCTATGACCAGTGCATCAAGGCCAGCCACATCTTCAACCTGCTCGATGCGCGCGGCGTGATCTCGGTCACCGAGCGGCAGAGCTACATCCTGCGCGTGCGCGAGCTCGCCAAGGCCTGCGGTGCGGCCTGGTTGAAGACCGCCGGCGGGGGAGCCAACTGA